TTTAACACGGCATCTTCAGCTCAATGGGGTAAAGAATTCCAAAGGTTTACAGCTATCtgaatgaagacatttctccttatctcttGTTGCACAAATGATCTTTGTTTTGAGCTTATGCTCATCTCTACTAAATTTTCACTGTATCCATGctatcaagtcaccccttaaCTTTCAATAATATCACCTTCCCTTTTGCATAGAGGCTCAAACTGTTCAATAAGATTTGTGTCATAAAATTAAGAGAGATGCATTCACAACTTTAACTTCAAGGAATATGTGTATGCACTCAATCTAGTTAGAGATGTGGGCAGTAATTACATCCTGGCTGAAGGTATGTGCACCAGCAATAGTTGTATTGATAGTAAAGATGTCCTACAAAATAGTATACAATTGTTTCCTGAGTATCCTACCACCAACATAGGAACAGAGACTTGTAGAAACatggagctgtagatgctggtttacaaaagaagacacaaagtggctggagtaactcggtgagttaggctgcatctctggacagCATGGattggtggcattttgggttttgACCCttcttttgattgtgggggcaAGACAAAGTCTGGCAGGCAATAGACCGATAcatgttcttctgagatgctgcctgactcctggGTTAccctagcactttgtatcttctttaGGTTTAGAGCAGTCTGTTTGGTGATGATTGCACTGTCCAGTTCTGTCTGCAACTCCCCAGACAATAAAGTCATTTTTGCATGCAACAAAACTAGATGACACTCAAATTTGCACTAATTGGCCAGTAACAGTTTTGTAACACTTGCCAGCTGCTGACCATCTCAAAGGAGAAAACTACCATCCCCTAACATTAAATAAGGTTACCATTCTCATATTTCACAGTATTAACATGCTTAAGGATAACCAATGGACCCTAAATTGAATGGGACCAGTCCCGCAAATACAGTAGCTACAGAAACAAGTCAGCGATTGGGTTTTCAATGGCAGGTGAATATCCTCGATATTTCCCCAAAACCTTCTGCCATCCAGAAGGCGTCAGGTTTGCGATGGGAAGTTCCCCACTTTCCTCAATGGTAGAGCTCTCATGACATTCAAAAAAATTGATTTAAtctccaaaggaatatttgaatATCAAAATTGCTACAAATCTGTGTTATGTGACTCTTTTGGTCTTACTTTTTAGTGGAAGGAAGTGAAAGCTATCCAGTCTGCCACCAAGGAGGGGTATCGATCCATGAATCCTTGTCCCGTCTATGAGAAAAAGACGAACACTATCTTTCTCTTCTTCATTGCAGTCGAAAATCATAAGTCTGAGCAAGATCAAATCGACCAAAACAAAAATGCTGCACGACTTTATTATGTTACCAGTGCCGACCACGGGCAGAACTGGAGTGAACCTAGTAAAGATCTAACAGATGATTTCGAGTGTGACTGGGCAACATTTGCCTTGGGTCCCGGCCATGGCATTCAGCTAAGTAATGGCTGTCTTATTATCCCTGCCAATGCTCACGTAAAAGAGTCAGATAAACAAGTCAGGGTACATGCTTTCACTTTCTTTAGTGAAGATCGCGGAAAGACCTGGCAGTTAGGGTCCTTTGTTTCTGGGGAGGAGTGTGGAGAATGTCAGGTGGCGATGGTGCACGAATACAAAGTATCTAGTTCCAAATGCTGCAAAGTTAGCAATTGTAGACGACCTCTAATCTATTGCAATGCTCGGAGCAATAAGAATGGTGAGAAACAGTATCGGGTGGAGACTTTCAGTCAGGATGGTGGAAAAACCTTCACAGAAGGGAAACTGATGAAACGGCTGGTTGAACCTCCCAAAGGTTGCCATGGCAGTGTCATCAGTTTTCCTTCCTCTGTAGTTTTGCGTGTCAAAAACTACTCTGAAGTTGAAAAGTATCACGATGGACAGGGAAATAACTCCCAAGAGTTTGACATTATACTGTTCTCGCACACCACAGACACAAAATCACGGAATGATTTAGGAATTTACCTTGCTACCTATTCTGGTAATAGTCCAATCTGGACTAATCCTTGGGTCATTAGTGCAGGTAAATGTGGCTATTCAGACCTGGCATTTATTCAACTTCCTAAGAAAAATCCTGTTGTTGCTTGTTTGTTTGAACAAGGGAGCACAAATGAAAAAATCTCATTTTGTCTTTTGCAAATCGATGATATTATTGTGAACACTATAAAACGCTGATTGATTTCAGTGTCCTTTATTGCGTATattatgaataaatctgattgattgattatttgattgattgattgatgggaaTCCAGATTCTGACAGTAACaatttgaaattaattttttttcatttcaacaattacaactgaaatataacttgaaaaataatcgatattttaaatatcttcaaatccgtgattatctgaaaaaatatacaaaggaCTATTATAAtgtgcccccagacttattagatgaagccatgaagataaaggctaaatcagcaaatctaatgtcatacttatataatattatattgaatatagaaatacctacaacagataatattagaagagattgggaacaagaattagctataaaaaatttcaaaagagagctgggataaacacttaagatatgtgcataaatgctcgatcaacgtacgacatactctaatccaatataaaacattacatagactatattattcaaaaactaaaataaataaactcttccccaatgtctcactcatttgtgataaatgtcaggtacaagaagctaacatagcgcactcttttgttttctgtacaaaaattcaaaaattctggaacaaaatatttgaaatctttacaaaattatttaaaataaaacttctacccagagtagaatggatcatttttggaatatcggaagctaaccctgaattaaatatgtttcaaaagaacttacttaattatgggctaataatcggaaaaaagcttatacttaaattttggaaaaatgctccaataccaacaaaaatgtggatttcaaacatgttcaaaacattacacttggaagagttgagactcctcctagcaggtaaagcagatcacttccaaaagacgtggtctgcatttatggaactattacaagctaagatgcaataataagttaaaatataaaggctaccaggaccgggtaatggggggtataaaatacatttttaataaaaacatggttggtagatccttttttgcggagttttgtgttacaatagagcgactgattttccttttttccttttttttcctttctttctagggtcttaattattttctttgcttccttctctaattccttccctaaggggttcttttctcccaacactttcctgcaccttcacgattcttgcttacttttcttacttcttttatttctttctcttttacagctcaaaaaatgaagtggtacaacataatgtaataagatatatgcgatgtattaatgtgatttactgtactgctaataaaaataaaataaaaataaaaaattttttttaaaaagaaaataaatgttttggtTCCCAAACAGTACATTAATCATTTGTAATATCACGTAGCATGTTAAGGAACTTCGTAATACTTGTtaactttgaaataaaaatggagaTAAGCGACTGAAGCACTGTTATGCAGCCAATGGCTGCACAAACTTTCCAATAATTTTACAATGCCTTCTGCTATAATTTAAACATTTTCTCAGCATTATGATTTGCTCACACCAGGGTCAGATTCCTTCTGCAGAGAGCAGAAATAATgtgtaaaaattacagcattCCCTATTTATGCCAAAGTTAAAGAGCAGTAAGAATGCTAATTCGATTTATATAAAGCACCATAAAGCAAAACGTTTGCAAGTTTTAGACCTTAAGAATGCAGTGATAGTGGATGATGAAAATTAACTGACTAGCATACACAAAGCAGCTGTCTAAAAGTTAATGACCAGGTGTTATTTGCAATGAATCGTGTC
This portion of the Leucoraja erinacea ecotype New England chromosome 3, Leri_hhj_1, whole genome shotgun sequence genome encodes:
- the LOC129695621 gene encoding sialidase-4-like, whose amino-acid sequence is MASSESVDTTDLFEKDQTEGYRIPALLHIPNANILLAFAEKRSGLRDEDATKLYMREGTYDNPSNKFQWKEVKAIQSATKEGYRSMNPCPVYEKKTNTIFLFFIAVENHKSEQDQIDQNKNAARLYYVTSADHGQNWSEPSKDLTDDFECDWATFALGPGHGIQLSNGCLIIPANAHVKESDKQVRVHAFTFFSEDRGKTWQLGSFVSGEECGECQVAMVHEYKVSSSKCCKVSNCRRPLIYCNARSNKNGEKQYRVETFSQDGGKTFTEGKLMKRLVEPPKGCHGSVISFPSSVVLRVKNYSEVEKYHDGQGNNSQEFDIILFSHTTDTKSRNDLGIYLATYSGNSPIWTNPWVISAGKCGYSDLAFIQLPKKNPVVACLFEQGSTNEKISFCLLQIDDIIVNTIKR